The Changchengzhania lutea genomic sequence AAGCATCCCAATCTATCGATAAAACTATTGGTAAAATTTTACAGCATCCCGATACCGATCCCGCTGGAATTTATGCCATGCCCAATGTAACTACTCCTGAAGGTGTTCAATATTATGCTGCCATTCTTGATTTTTTGGCAGATAGATATAGTAGGCCGGATAAAAAATATGGACGCATCCACCATTGGATCATCCATAACGAAGTAGATGCCGGTTGGGTATGGACCAATGCTGGGGAAAAAACCGCTTTGGTATTTATGGATCTGTACCATAAATCTATGCGTATCTCCCATAATATTACAAGAAAATATAATGCCAACTCCAAAGTGTTTATATCACTAACGCATTATTGGAATTGGACCTCCAACCCTCATTTTTATCTTTCCAAAGAATTATTGGAACAACTTTTACAATTCTCCAAAACAGAAGGCGATTTTGAATGGGCCATTGCACAGCATCCTTATCCAGAATCATTGCGGGAACCCAAAACTTGGTTAGACAAAAAAGTGAGCTTTGATTTTGATACCAAGCTCATTACTTTTAAAAATATTGAAGTGTTAGATGCTTGGGTTAAACAACCCGAAGTTTTATATAAAGGAAAGTATAAACGCACGGTGTACCTTTCTGAAAATGGTACAAACTCGCCAACCTACAGTGAAAATGATTTAAAAGAACAAGCTGCAGGTATGGCTTATGCCATGAAAAAGATTAAATATTTAGATGGGATTGATGGCTTTCAATATCATAACTGGCAAGATAATCGTCGAGAGGGAGGTTTACGAATTGGATTGAGACGATTTCCTGATGATGAAGAACTACCAGGTGCCATAAAACCAGTTTGGAATGTGTATCAAGCTTTTGGAACCGATAAAGAAGACGAAGTTTTTGATCAATACAAAGAGATGATTGGCATTAAAAGTTGGGATGAGATCAGGCAAAAAGTGGATATTGGAAAAAAAAAGCCCAAACCTTAAATAACGTTCAGAGTGATACTTGGGTTGCAACGGATGCTTTGGGGAGAAAGCTTCCTGATTATGAGGAGTGTGGTCCAAAAAAAGAAAACCGTTATGTTGGCATATTTTATTTTATTACACATGACGATGCAAATGCACCAGGACCTTTTAATGTGACAGAAATCATCCAGAAAAATCCAGAAAATCCAAAATGGGGCAACGGTAGTCATTATTGGGGAGAGCCAGAAATTGGTTATTATTTGAATAGTGAAGAATGGGCCATTCGAAAACATGCCATTCAACTTATTGATGCTGGCGTTGATGTCATCATTTTAGACGTCACAAACAATAAGACCTATTTCGAGGTTTATTCCACTATCTGTAAAGTTTTTGAGGAGATGCGAAAGGAAGGTGAAAACACCCCTGATATTGCCTTTTTGGGGAGTGAAATATCCGTTAACACGCTTTGGGAGGAATTTTACTCCAAAGGACTTTATAGAGATTTATGGTTTATATGGAAGGGTAAGCCATTACTTCTTTATGGACAGCATGAACAACCCCAACGAAATTTGGTCAACGATATAAAGTTTTCCGAAAACATTAAAAGCTTTTTTAATTTAAAACAAAGTTGGGCTTGGACATCGTTACCATGGTATGATAAAAACGGTAAAGACGAATGGCCTTGGATAGACCACTATCCACAAGCTATTTCTTGGCATAAAAATCCTTCGGAAAAAGAGATGATACCCGTAGCTGTTGCGCAGCATCCACTTTCAAATATTGGTAGAAGTTTTCATAATTTTTATCAACCTAACACCAATAAATTAGGATTAACACCATATACGGATAATGGCTTGTTTTTTCAAGAGCAATGGAATAGGGCTTTGGAAGTTGAACCAGAATTTGTATTTATTACAGGTTGGAACGAATGGTCTGCACACAGTCAGAAAATGGGTAAAGACATTAGTAAAGAATTACAAAAATGGAGTTTTTATCCCGGGGTACATTTAGGTAACGCAGGAAGACCTTTGAAAGAAGGAGATGTATATTTTATAGATCAATATAACCAAGAATATAGTAGAGATATTGAACCTATGAAACACGGACACTCCGATAATTATTACTATCAACTAATGGCGAATGTTCGTAAATTTAAAGGTGTGAAGACTCCACAAGTATCAGATGCTTTCAAAACCATTTTAATATCTGGAAGTTTTGAACAGTGGAATTCTATTAACAACACATTTTATGATCATATAGGAGATGTTGAACACAGAAATAGTCAAAAACAAGGAAGTGCAGGACCGTATATAAATACTAATGGACGCAACGATATTGATCTTTGTAAAGTAACTGGAGATGAAAACAATGTATATTTTTACGTAAAAACGAAAGAAAAATTATCCCCAAGTACAGATTCCAATTGGATGCTACTCTTTATTGATGTTGACCAGAATAAATCAACTGGTTGGGAAGGATATGATTTATTGGTTAATCAAAATATTACTGATTCTAAATCATCAACCATTCAAAAATACCATCCAAAAAAAGGTTGGATAGAAGCTGGCATTACTTCATATAAAACAGAAGACAAAGATCTTATGTTATCCATTCCAAAAGCATTATTTAGACAAAATGAAACTTTAAATTTTGATTTTCATTGGGTTGATAATCTAAGCAAATTAGAAACTATATACGACTTATTCGAGGCAGGAGACAATGCTCCAAGTAGGAGAGCCAATTACAGATACTAAATTTATAAAATGAGAACAATAAAAACAATCCTTATCACGACTGTATGTTTGACGCTTTTTGCCCTAACTATTGATGCTCAGGAATCCAAAACATCTGTTTATCCGAGAGAAACAGATGTGACCTCTTTAACACATAGTGATTTGGATAATCTCAAAAGAAAAGAAATCATATACAAAGATCTCGATAAGGACGGAGATCCAGATATCATAGAATTATGGTGGAATGGAAAGCGTGTGCGTTGGTTTGATGAAAATGACGATGCGACAACGAATGATAAATGGGGCGATATGCGCAACGACGCTTTGCAAGTTGATGTGGATGATGATGGATTTTACGATGGCCCCGGGGATTATAATGTAAAATGGGCCGATAGAGATAAAGATGATATTCCAGACATCCAAATATTTAGTCGCAATCCAGAAGTTGGTTATGACTGGGTTTTTGCTGATAGTGGCTCTATTTATTTTGTAATGATTGATTTAGATAATACGGGTTTGCTTATGGACATTGAGTGGAACGATCTTTCCGTTTCCTGGACACGTTTTGATAGAGGTCCCAATTGGCGTACTAATTATCACGGCAATACCACTTTTTTGAAAGAACACGCACCAATTTGGTCTGTTGAAAACCCTAAATTTTCTTGGGAAAATCCGTTTCTTTTTTATGATTTTGATGAAGATGGTTTATCAGAAATGTCCATTCGAGTAGCAGATAACCGAAAGTTTGACAAAAACGATCGAAACAAATTGAGTTTTGATGGTATTGTAGACGAGGCTTGGATAAGCTATGATCTGGATAACGATTCTGGACGTGATAACGAAATGGATTATGATATGACCCTGTACGTTGCTGGAGCTCCTGGATTGGATTATAAAGACCAAGTACACAACTTCCCAGAAGTTAAAGCCCCTGATTGGGTGATGCCTTATTACAGACACGCCGAATGGCGGCAACAAACACAGTTTATTTATCTCAATCGCGAAGGTGCTGTAAATCGCCTCTTTTCTGCTACTTGGGCACGCGCTTATTTAACGGTTGATGAAGATGATGACAGCCACCGCTGGGAACGGGTTGAAATTTATTACCCTGGCGACCCTTATATTTTGGAGCGAATGAATAAAAATTCGCCCATTTATCATCCGCAATCTGATGCTCTTGGAGACCGTAGTGAATGGGATACTGATTTTAGTGGAAAAGCCAAATTGTACCATACGGACTGGGATGGCAAAATTCATCTTTTAGGTGCTGAAAAAGGCGTTTGGACTGTGGATATTAACAGGGCTTATTGGGCTGGAGCGCATCCAAATGGCGTAGCTTCTACAAAAATGCCAGAAAAGGCGGAGGAAGTCATTCAATATGAAGACACCAATAATAATGGCTATTTTGATAAAATCAGTTATGATTATAATGGTGATGGACAACAGAACAGAACCGATTTTTTATTGGAATTAGGTATCGATGATATTGGAAAAACAGTAGATGTGACGGAACTTAATTGGGATCAACTAAGGTTACATAACAGTGAAATTGCAAATGAGAATTGGAAAAAGGCACAACGCTTATTTAGAACGGTGTTTCGTTATGGTTTAGTCGATCCTGAAATCATTAAATTAAGTAAAGCGTCGTCAGTACAAGAAAAGTATGAGAATGCGTATTGGTTAAAAGAACGTATCATTCGAAAAACTTTAACCATAGCTCCCGAAAAATCACACAAAGAATTTCTAACGGCTTATTATAAATCTGATGCTATAGCATTAGAAAAATTAATAATTAAGCTAAAACTATCAGAAAATTAAAAAGTTAAATAATGAAATTAAAAACACATAAAGGCGTGTATAACAAAAATTCTCTAAGATGGGTGTTAGGCATTTCTTTACTCTTATACAATTGTGCCACTACTACAAATAAAACCATTCCACAGAGCCAAATATTGGAAGACCTTTCTCAAATATCTAAAGATCATTCTGCAATTTTCCAACTCTCAGATTCAGATCGTCCTGGTTCATGGTGTTGGTTCCAGGATCAACGTGTTATCATGGACATAGATGATCCCGATACCCCAATTCTAATGACGGGCGTGGTGACCTATGGAGATAGTTTAAGCGATAAACGTGGCGATATTGATCTCTATTGGGCGCGGTTCGATCTCAATAAAAAAAATCCATTGTTACAAAGGGAACGCATTGAACTTGATGACCAATTACAAATGGATGATCATGCCTCGCCTTCTTTTTTAATTAGACCCGATGGCCGTTATCTTGTTAATTGGTCCAAACATGGCAATGATAAATTTATAAGAACCAAAATTTCAAAAAACCCTCACGATCCTACTATATGGAATGAAACCATCCTATCTGATGCACCACAGGCAGGAATAACCTATACAAATCCCATATACCTATCTGAGGGCAATAATGGAAATGGACAGATATTCAATGGGATCCGTTCCCAGGGATTTGATTCCAATTTTATTTATTCGAATGATCTTGGGGAACATTGGATCTATGGCGGACAAACCCTAAACGCAAAAGACGCATGGCCAGATCACCCAGACGGAGGAAGAGCCTATGTAAAATATGCAGGGGATGGAAAATCAAAAGTCCATTTATTTGCTACAGATGATCATCCTAGGGTTAACTTTAGCAAAGATAGATCAAAGCCTGGACCTTATCTTAACTCCATATACCATGCCTATATAGAAAATGGAAAGTTGCATAAAACAGATGGAACTATCATAGATGAAAATCTTTATGATGAAAATGCTATTCCACCCACTGAAATGACACTTCTTTTAAAAGATAGTACTGTCATTGATAGTATGGCCATGCGAAGAGGTTGGGTTAATGATATTAAAATCACTCCAGACCATCAACCCTTTGGAGTTATCCAATTTAGAGCGAATGACAATCAAGAAGATCATTGCTATTTTTATGTGAGATATGATGGGAAAAAGTGGCACGTAAATTTTATGGCGTATGCAGGAGATAATTTCGGTCCCACTAATGAAGGCGATTATACTGGCCTTGCATCGGTTGATCCATCAAATCCAGATGTGGTTTTTATTTCAACAAGCACAAATCCTATTACAGGAACACCTTTAATTAGTTCGGTTTCTGGTAAACAACAACAAGAAATTTATATGGGAAGAACTAGGGATTTCGGTAAAACATGGACATGGGCTGCATTGACTGCTAATTCGGAATCTGATAATCTTCGACCGATTGTGCCAGAATGGATAAAAGGCAAAAGCTTGGTGCTTTGGATGAAAGGAAACTATCCTAAATTTTATGTTTATGACACTAAAATATTGGGGCAGATCATTAATCATAACTAATTACATGGCAACATTCATTTTGAGAAATAAACTACTCACAGTTTTCAGGATAACCAAGACCTTACAGGTTTTTAAAACCTGTAAGGTCCACAAAATGAACAAGCCGAAAATGCTAAAAATATGTTTCTATTATAAATTTTTGCTATATACTAGACCATCATAAAAGATAAAAACAGTCTATAACTTTCACCCATCATATAAAAATAACGTCAACCTAATTAATTATAAACAAATGCCATACTTAAAAACCGTATTCTCATGCGTTATTAGTCTTTGGATTTTTGGATGCCAATCCCTTTCAAATAAAAAATCTGATGAACCAATTAAAAACAAACGTCCAAATATCATCTTTATCCTGGCCGATGATTTTGGGATCGTGGATACACAGGCCTATGCCAATCATTTTATGGAGCTTGATACCTCAAAAATGTATTATGAAACGCCAAACATTGACGAACTGATCAGTGAGGGGACCGCATTTTCACAGGCTTATGCCAATCCGCTTTGTTCCCCAACACGGGTAAGTATCCTTACCGGTATGTACGCATCGAGATTGGGCTTTATGACCGCCATGCCATTGCGACCTACCTACTACAATCAGAACCTCCCCATTCCTGACGGTTATTATCCGCACGATGTGTTGGAGCATAAGGACGATATTAAAATTGAGCAGGCCTGGATCAATGCAACTTCTAACTCGGCGGTGCCGACCGGCAGGGATATCGATCAGGGAAAAGACGTGCTATCCCTTGCAGAGGCCTTGATCGACTATAATTCGGCATTTATCGGTAAATGGCATATTGGGGGTTTCGGGGCTGAAGGCTATCAGCCACAGGATCAAGGCTTTGAAAACTTGGCGTATTTTGATGGTGGGGGATCTGTATATTTCGACTGGCGCAAGGGCTGGGAAAATTCTTCCAAACAAACCTTTCCTAAAATGCCGCAAGATGAATGGGAAATAGGGGATTCGGGAGCCGATACCGGAGAAGACTATTTGACCGATGACCTTACCGAACAGGCTTTAAATTATATCGACCGAAGATCAAAAATCAAGGATCAACCCTTTTTTCTGTATTTTTCGCATTTTGCGGTGCATTCACCTTACCAAGCGCTTGAAAAGGATGTAGAATATTTCAAAAACAAAAATACCAAAGGCTGGAACGGGCATAAAGACCCTGTTTACGCTGCGATGATCAAAAGCATGGACCGCTCGGTCGGTGCCATTCTTGATAAACTGAAGGAAACGGATCTCGAAGAAAATACACTCGTTATATTTATGTCGGATAACGGGGGGATAGATTCCAAGATAACGCCCCAGGGAGATGGCACGGACAACGCCCCATTTTTAGGCGGGAAGGCGACCTTAAACGAAGGTGGCATCCGGGTGCCACTTATATTTAGGTGGAAAGGTGAAATTAAAGAAGGACAGTGGGTGGATGTGCCGGTTGATTGTACCGATATCTTTCCGAGTATTTTGGCAGCTGCGGGTTATGATTCCAAAGAAATTGTTGAAGATCAAAAACTGGATGGGCAAAATATAATGCCGTTGTTGACAGATGTTGACAATTCAAAAAAATCCTATTCCAAAGAAACACACTACTGGCATTATCCCTTTAATGTCATCTATAACAGTCCCTATGATGGCTATCCGCTCACACCACATTCAGCCATTAGGGATGGGGACTATAAACTTATTTTTGACTGGTATGGCCGTTTGTACCTATACAATATTGAAAAAGATCCCTTTGAAAAAAACAATATAGCTGAAGAAAGACCTGAACTTAAAAGTGCTTTATTCAATAAGCTTAATTTATGGTTAGAAAAGAATGTTGAAAAGCGCTATTTACCAAGCCTTAATAAAGATTATAATTCTGATAAGGAAATTCGAGACAAACCCTTTGTGAACCTGGTACCTATTAAGAAAAATAAATAGAATTTTTTATAATAAAGAAAGAAATCAGCTTTAGGGCTGATTTTTTCTATCTTCCGCAAAAAGTTCATAAGGACTTTTGCTGTAATTGTATTGCCACCCGCCTTTTGGCTGTACTTCTTTAAAATCTTTTGCACCGTAAAAACCATCATTATAATTTTCCATCCATTCGAAAGTTAATTTTTGAAGTTTATCTCGATCACTTTTATAATCTGGATGGTTGTATAGATTATTTAATTGGTAGGGGTCGTTTTTTCTATCGAAGAGTGTATTTGTGATTGGGTTGTTATCTTTATCCATAGAAAAAGTAAAATCCTTGGTAACCACACCTCGCCAATTGATGTTTTTTGCATGCCCCAATCTATAGACCCATAGTGGCACATAATCGTTAGCATCAATGCTACTTAATGCCAATTCTTTAGATAAATCCCTACCATCATAACCTTGTTTTGTTTCAATGTCCAAATAGCCCAAAATTGTTGGCATTATATCCATGGTTCCCAGCATGGTTTCTGATTTTATTCCTGCTTTAATTTTCTTGGGATATTTAATTATAAAAGGGACTCTGTTTGAATAATCATGCGGGTATTGTTTTGGCAATTTTGCGTTATGAGATTCCAACATGTCGCCATGGTCTGCCGTAAAAGCCACCAATGTATTATCTTCAATGCCCATTTCTTTTAATTGATTCATCAGTCTTCCAAAAGCGACATCAACGCCTGTAACAGAAGCCAAGTGTCCATGGTACATCCGTTTTCTATCTTCTGTAACTTCTAAACCTGGGCGTAATGTTATGGAGTCTCGATTGTATAAACTCATTAATTCATCTAAAGTATCATACCTGTAATGCATTTTCCCGTCTTCTCCTTTAAATTTGCCCCAATCGTGTGGTGGATGCCAAGACACAATAAGAGCGAATGGTTTGGATTGGTCTATATCTTTTAAATAATTGATGGCCTGATTGGTTTGTGCGTAAGGTTCCCATTCATTAAAGATCTCTTTTTCTCCTTTTTCGTTCCAGAAAAAAGCCTTTCCCGGGCGAAAGTCCACATGGCAGTTGTTGGTCAATAAAGTGTCAAAACCATACGACAGTTCTTTAGGAATCGGTCTATTTCTATCTCCACCCAATAAATGCCATTTCCCAACATAAGCGGTTTGATATCCTTTTTCTTTTAGAACTTCTCCCAAAAGCTTTGTTTTGTTTGGTAAAAGTGGTACATCATTTACAAAAGCACCATTTTTAAGCGGATGCATCCCGCTCATCAACATGCCCCTGAAAGGTGTGCAAACAGGTTGGCTTGAAAATGCATTACTGAGCAATATGCCTTCACTTGCCATTTTATCCAGATTGGGTGTTATGATCTGTTCATTGCCATAAGCACCAAGCATATCATACGAATGTTGGTCTGAAAGTACAATAATAAGGTTTGGCAAGGTTTCAGGTTTAGCATCGACTTTGGCTTGCTCTTCCTTATTTTGCTTGCAAGAGACCACTATTATTACTGAAAATAGGATTAGAAATATATGTTTCATCTTTTGTTTTTATAAAACCAAAATAGCTGTAAAAGTTAAATTTCACAGCTACTTTGTATTCATTTACTCTTGTTTTACCAACCTGGATTATTAGGTAGTAAATTTTGATTTTTACCAATTTCAACAGCAGGAATTGGGCATAAAATGTATTTATCATCCCAACCTCTATTTGGGTTTCTCCATTGTCTTAATAGGTGGTTATTATATTCTTGTTCTGAAGTTCCCCAACGCCGCAAATCGAATAATTCTCCCATTTCCGCATACAATTCCCTGGTTCTTTCTTCTCTAATAATAGTTCTTAGAGCACTTTGATCAGTCGTAGTAATTTCACTAGCATTGACTCTGTCCCTAGCTGTTCTTAGATACGGCAATGCACTTGCAGGAGTACCATTTTCATTATAGGCTTCAGCTAACATTAAAAAAGCATCCACATATCTGTAAACGATGTGATCTTTGGAGTGAATAACGTTTCCTGGGGCACCGCCATCTATATATTTTGTAGAACATATGCCGTTTCTACCTCCATATATACCACCTCCTACAGCAAGAGGAGTAGGTGCAAAAGTACGCGTATTTCCATTTCTTTTATCAATATAAGAATATGTAAAGCCATCTGTTAATCTAAGATCATCCTCTTCATATAAGTCCAACATATTTGGATGCCAGGCGATTTG encodes the following:
- a CDS encoding glycoside hydrolase family 71/99 protein, with the translated sequence MGRKLPDYEECGPKKENRYVGIFYFITHDDANAPGPFNVTEIIQKNPENPKWGNGSHYWGEPEIGYYLNSEEWAIRKHAIQLIDAGVDVIILDVTNNKTYFEVYSTICKVFEEMRKEGENTPDIAFLGSEISVNTLWEEFYSKGLYRDLWFIWKGKPLLLYGQHEQPQRNLVNDIKFSENIKSFFNLKQSWAWTSLPWYDKNGKDEWPWIDHYPQAISWHKNPSEKEMIPVAVAQHPLSNIGRSFHNFYQPNTNKLGLTPYTDNGLFFQEQWNRALEVEPEFVFITGWNEWSAHSQKMGKDISKELQKWSFYPGVHLGNAGRPLKEGDVYFIDQYNQEYSRDIEPMKHGHSDNYYYQLMANVRKFKGVKTPQVSDAFKTILISGSFEQWNSINNTFYDHIGDVEHRNSQKQGSAGPYINTNGRNDIDLCKVTGDENNVYFYVKTKEKLSPSTDSNWMLLFIDVDQNKSTGWEGYDLLVNQNITDSKSSTIQKYHPKKGWIEAGITSYKTEDKDLMLSIPKALFRQNETLNFDFHWVDNLSKLETIYDLFEAGDNAPSRRANYRY
- a CDS encoding BNR-4 repeat-containing protein, which encodes MKLKTHKGVYNKNSLRWVLGISLLLYNCATTTNKTIPQSQILEDLSQISKDHSAIFQLSDSDRPGSWCWFQDQRVIMDIDDPDTPILMTGVVTYGDSLSDKRGDIDLYWARFDLNKKNPLLQRERIELDDQLQMDDHASPSFLIRPDGRYLVNWSKHGNDKFIRTKISKNPHDPTIWNETILSDAPQAGITYTNPIYLSEGNNGNGQIFNGIRSQGFDSNFIYSNDLGEHWIYGGQTLNAKDAWPDHPDGGRAYVKYAGDGKSKVHLFATDDHPRVNFSKDRSKPGPYLNSIYHAYIENGKLHKTDGTIIDENLYDENAIPPTEMTLLLKDSTVIDSMAMRRGWVNDIKITPDHQPFGVIQFRANDNQEDHCYFYVRYDGKKWHVNFMAYAGDNFGPTNEGDYTGLASVDPSNPDVVFISTSTNPITGTPLISSVSGKQQQEIYMGRTRDFGKTWTWAALTANSESDNLRPIVPEWIKGKSLVLWMKGNYPKFYVYDTKILGQIINHN
- a CDS encoding sulfatase, with protein sequence MPYLKTVFSCVISLWIFGCQSLSNKKSDEPIKNKRPNIIFILADDFGIVDTQAYANHFMELDTSKMYYETPNIDELISEGTAFSQAYANPLCSPTRVSILTGMYASRLGFMTAMPLRPTYYNQNLPIPDGYYPHDVLEHKDDIKIEQAWINATSNSAVPTGRDIDQGKDVLSLAEALIDYNSAFIGKWHIGGFGAEGYQPQDQGFENLAYFDGGGSVYFDWRKGWENSSKQTFPKMPQDEWEIGDSGADTGEDYLTDDLTEQALNYIDRRSKIKDQPFFLYFSHFAVHSPYQALEKDVEYFKNKNTKGWNGHKDPVYAAMIKSMDRSVGAILDKLKETDLEENTLVIFMSDNGGIDSKITPQGDGTDNAPFLGGKATLNEGGIRVPLIFRWKGEIKEGQWVDVPVDCTDIFPSILAAAGYDSKEIVEDQKLDGQNIMPLLTDVDNSKKSYSKETHYWHYPFNVIYNSPYDGYPLTPHSAIRDGDYKLIFDWYGRLYLYNIEKDPFEKNNIAEERPELKSALFNKLNLWLEKNVEKRYLPSLNKDYNSDKEIRDKPFVNLVPIKKNK
- a CDS encoding sulfatase-like hydrolase/transferase, with the translated sequence MKHIFLILFSVIIVVSCKQNKEEQAKVDAKPETLPNLIIVLSDQHSYDMLGAYGNEQIITPNLDKMASEGILLSNAFSSQPVCTPFRGMLMSGMHPLKNGAFVNDVPLLPNKTKLLGEVLKEKGYQTAYVGKWHLLGGDRNRPIPKELSYGFDTLLTNNCHVDFRPGKAFFWNEKGEKEIFNEWEPYAQTNQAINYLKDIDQSKPFALIVSWHPPHDWGKFKGEDGKMHYRYDTLDELMSLYNRDSITLRPGLEVTEDRKRMYHGHLASVTGVDVAFGRLMNQLKEMGIEDNTLVAFTADHGDMLESHNAKLPKQYPHDYSNRVPFIIKYPKKIKAGIKSETMLGTMDIMPTILGYLDIETKQGYDGRDLSKELALSSIDANDYVPLWVYRLGHAKNINWRGVVTKDFTFSMDKDNNPITNTLFDRKNDPYQLNNLYNHPDYKSDRDKLQKLTFEWMENYNDGFYGAKDFKEVQPKGGWQYNYSKSPYELFAEDRKNQP